In the Corynebacterium suedekumii genome, one interval contains:
- a CDS encoding maleylpyruvate isomerase family mycothiol-dependent enzyme, with protein sequence MSASFHDLPVEERLSLTRRGTAHYSGQLALIDNEDFGRDTLLEGWTVAHLAAHVAYNAAALCNLMHWAETGEETPMYSSPETRGEEIAYGATLIPDAIRNLHDHTLVRLDVAWRDATDEAWQAEVKTAQGRTVPASETLWMRTREVWIHAVDLGVRAGFEDIPTVILSTLVPEIAGKWRAAGAGEGLVMVNTDNGERIEVSPGSETVEVQGSLPGLARWAAGRGSQGVTLAGGGEVPAPPRWL encoded by the coding sequence ATGAGCGCCTCGTTCCACGACCTCCCCGTCGAGGAGCGTCTGAGCCTGACCCGTCGTGGCACCGCCCACTACTCCGGTCAGCTCGCGCTCATCGACAACGAGGACTTCGGCCGCGACACCCTCCTCGAGGGGTGGACCGTCGCGCACCTGGCCGCCCATGTGGCGTACAACGCCGCCGCGCTGTGCAACCTCATGCACTGGGCGGAGACCGGTGAGGAGACCCCGATGTACTCCTCCCCGGAGACCCGCGGTGAGGAGATCGCCTACGGCGCGACCCTCATTCCGGACGCGATCCGTAACCTCCACGACCACACCCTCGTGCGTCTCGACGTCGCCTGGCGCGACGCCACCGACGAGGCGTGGCAGGCCGAGGTCAAGACCGCCCAGGGCCGCACGGTCCCGGCGTCGGAGACCCTGTGGATGCGCACCCGCGAGGTGTGGATCCACGCCGTGGACCTGGGTGTCCGCGCCGGTTTCGAGGACATCCCCACCGTGATCCTGTCCACCCTCGTGCCGGAGATCGCCGGCAAGTGGCGCGCTGCCGGCGCCGGCGAGGGCCTGGTCATGGTCAACACCGACAACGGTGAACGCATCGAGGTCTCCCCCGGTTCAGAGACCGTCGAGGTGCAGGGTTCTCTGCCCGGCCTGGCCCGCTGGGCCGCCGGCCGTGGTTCCCAGGGCGTCACCCTGGCCGGCGGTGGCGAGGTTCCCGCCCCGCCGCGCTGGCTCTAG
- a CDS encoding fumarylacetoacetate hydrolase family protein has product MRLATIRSAQGTFAARVESDTTAVKIDGYANVGDLLQEDNWREVAEQASGDEVSFEQSDLEAVVPAPKKIVCVGLNYANHIKEMGRDLPEVPTLFVKYPDALTGPFDDVLVPDYANSELDWEGELAVVIGKRARRVKEADAADYIAGYAVMNDYTMRDYQYRTLQWHQGKSFEKSAGFGPWMTTPDAFEFGGELATYLGDEKMQTTPTNDLVFNPAKLIEYISHIYPLDAGDVIVTGTPGGVGHARNPKRYIGDGDVVKVEIDGLGYVANKTVFE; this is encoded by the coding sequence ATGCGTCTTGCTACCATCCGCTCCGCTCAGGGCACCTTCGCCGCCCGCGTCGAGTCCGACACCACCGCCGTGAAGATCGACGGTTACGCCAACGTCGGCGACCTGCTGCAGGAGGACAACTGGCGCGAGGTTGCCGAGCAGGCTTCCGGCGACGAGGTCTCCTTCGAGCAGTCCGACCTCGAGGCCGTCGTCCCGGCCCCGAAGAAGATCGTCTGTGTCGGCCTCAACTACGCAAACCACATCAAGGAGATGGGCCGCGACCTGCCGGAGGTCCCCACCCTCTTCGTCAAGTACCCGGATGCCCTCACCGGCCCGTTCGATGACGTTCTCGTCCCCGACTACGCCAACTCCGAGCTGGACTGGGAGGGTGAGCTGGCCGTGGTCATCGGCAAGCGTGCCCGCCGCGTCAAGGAGGCCGACGCCGCCGACTACATCGCCGGCTACGCCGTGATGAACGACTACACCATGCGCGACTACCAGTACCGCACCCTCCAGTGGCACCAGGGCAAGTCCTTCGAGAAGTCCGCCGGCTTCGGCCCGTGGATGACCACCCCGGACGCCTTCGAGTTCGGCGGCGAGCTGGCCACCTACCTCGGCGACGAGAAGATGCAGACCACCCCGACCAACGACCTGGTCTTCAACCCGGCCAAGCTCATCGAGTACATCTCGCACATCTACCCGCTGGACGCCGGCGACGTCATCGTCACCGGCACCCCGGGTGGCGTCGGCCACGCCCGCAACCCGAAGCGCTACATCGGCGACGGCGACGTGGTCAAGGTCGAGATCGACGGCCTGGGCTACGTGGCCAACAAGACGGTGTTCGAGTAA
- a CDS encoding cupin domain-containing protein, with protein sequence MSNDSDYSKKHVEFVVPEPTPEEQAELNDMYAKMDDLHMKPLWNQIGGLMPNEPDPQAIAHRWDWSELIKLARRSGELVPVGRGGERRAIGLANPGLGGPTYIAPTLWAAIQYLAPGENAPEHRHSQNAFRFVIEGEGVWTVVNGDAVPMRRGDFLLTPGWNFHGHHNIATEPMAWLDGLDIPFAYQMDTGFFEYGSEKLTDESTPDYSRSERLWAHPGLRPLAFPGKTSSSTIGRYAWEHTDAALNDQLALEDAGFPGVVGPGHAAIRYTNPTTGGDVMSTIRAEFHRLRPGAATTPIKEVGNRVFQVFEGSATIKVGEETFEMNHGDVVNVPSWKLWSIEAGTDGVDLFGFSDHPIFEKLDLARTYTPEGI encoded by the coding sequence ATGAGCAACGACTCCGACTACTCCAAGAAGCACGTGGAATTTGTGGTCCCCGAGCCGACGCCTGAGGAGCAGGCCGAGCTCAACGACATGTACGCCAAGATGGACGATCTCCACATGAAGCCCCTGTGGAACCAGATCGGCGGCCTCATGCCCAACGAGCCGGACCCGCAGGCGATCGCCCACCGCTGGGACTGGTCCGAGCTGATCAAGCTGGCCCGCCGCTCCGGCGAACTCGTCCCCGTCGGCCGGGGCGGCGAGCGTCGCGCCATCGGCCTGGCCAACCCGGGTCTCGGCGGCCCGACCTACATCGCCCCCACCCTGTGGGCCGCGATCCAGTACCTGGCCCCGGGCGAGAACGCCCCGGAGCACCGCCACTCCCAGAACGCCTTCCGTTTCGTCATCGAGGGCGAGGGTGTGTGGACCGTGGTCAACGGTGACGCCGTCCCGATGCGCCGCGGCGACTTCCTGCTCACCCCGGGCTGGAACTTCCACGGCCACCACAACATCGCCACCGAGCCGATGGCCTGGCTCGACGGCCTGGACATCCCGTTCGCGTACCAGATGGACACCGGCTTCTTCGAGTACGGCTCCGAGAAGCTCACCGACGAGTCCACCCCGGACTACTCCCGTTCCGAGCGGCTCTGGGCCCACCCCGGCCTGCGCCCCCTGGCGTTCCCGGGCAAGACGAGCTCGTCGACGATCGGCCGCTACGCCTGGGAGCACACCGACGCCGCCCTCAACGACCAGCTCGCCCTCGAGGACGCCGGTTTCCCCGGTGTCGTCGGGCCGGGTCACGCCGCCATCCGCTACACCAACCCGACCACCGGTGGCGACGTCATGTCGACCATCCGGGCCGAGTTCCACCGCCTGCGCCCCGGCGCCGCCACCACCCCGATCAAGGAGGTGGGCAACCGGGTGTTCCAGGTCTTCGAGGGTTCCGCCACCATCAAGGTGGGTGAGGAGACCTTCGAGATGAACCACGGCGACGTCGTCAATGTCCCGTCCTGGAAGCTCTGGTCCATCGAGGCCGGCACCGACGGTGTCGATCTCTTCGGTTTCTCCGATCACCCGATCTTTGAGAAGCTGGATCTTGCTCGTACCTACACTCCGGAAGGAATCTAG
- a CDS encoding IclR family transcriptional regulator, protein MTSLGPTHGPPPREFLQSVDLSLTLILMLRDLGSLTITGAAEELEVSASTVHRSMAMLVYRGFATRSESRTYLPGPALSSSSLQPGVGSELIAACASHMAAIGAETGETTNLLVLVGNKCHFLHTVEGTLPVRVGSRRGQVMPADQNSGGLAMLAERSAAELRALYPSLPDAEFDALRRKLHRTRTRGFAINNGLYEHDVSAVGACLLNDLGDILGGVTVSVPTGRFRGVHRRCAESLTKHTRDLNRKLEGARFTAPSLKG, encoded by the coding sequence ATGACGAGCCTCGGTCCCACCCACGGCCCACCCCCGCGCGAGTTCCTGCAGTCGGTCGACCTGTCCCTGACCCTCATCCTCATGCTCCGGGATCTGGGATCGCTCACCATAACGGGGGCGGCGGAGGAACTGGAGGTGAGTGCCTCGACGGTGCACCGCTCCATGGCCATGCTGGTCTACCGCGGCTTCGCCACCCGCAGCGAATCGCGTACCTACCTCCCCGGCCCGGCCCTGAGCTCGTCGAGCCTGCAGCCCGGGGTGGGCAGCGAACTCATCGCCGCCTGCGCCTCCCACATGGCGGCCATCGGCGCCGAGACCGGGGAGACGACGAATCTGCTGGTCCTGGTGGGCAACAAATGCCACTTCCTCCACACGGTCGAGGGAACGCTCCCGGTCCGGGTGGGCTCCCGTCGCGGCCAGGTGATGCCGGCCGACCAGAACTCCGGCGGCCTGGCCATGCTGGCGGAACGCTCCGCTGCGGAGCTGCGCGCCCTCTACCCCTCCCTCCCCGACGCGGAGTTCGACGCCCTCCGGCGGAAACTCCACCGCACACGCACCCGGGGCTTCGCCATCAACAACGGCCTCTACGAACATGACGTCTCAGCCGTGGGCGCGTGCCTGCTCAACGACCTCGGCGACATCCTCGGAGGGGTCACCGTCTCCGTCCCCACCGGCCGCTTCCGGGGCGTGCACCGCCGTTGCGCGGAATCGCTGACCAAGCACACCCGGGACCTCAACCGGAAGCTGGAGGGAGCGCGGTTCACGGCACCGTCCCTCAAGGGGTGA
- a CDS encoding MFS transporter: MGGSNGLTILGISGRRLAAVLIGWFFVVFDGYDLIVYGTVQSELMEEWGLNSAQAGTIGSTAFLGMVIGAVWVGRLSDRRGRKFAVIGSVIVLSVFTLLCAFALNPWMFGAFRLLAGIGLGGLVPSVNAMTSDLVPRKTMSAWATVMMSGVPLGGSIAAVLAQFIVPSHEDWGWRFMFLLALVPLVVGLPIAMKVIPSDDAIRADHARREGTDEEAGFKDLLTGKYMAISIWFAIATFVTLLAWYGLGTWLPRLMQTAGYDFGAALNFTLALNLGAILGSVVTAWAGDRFGPLKSGAVAAGVAGCALLLLLTEPPILAVYVILVLAGVGTHGTQILIIAAVAGFYPHNLRGTALGWALGVGRIGAVVAPQLAGLLLNWNLGVGSNYLLFAVSALLSSLSLVVLFFIHKRMPNPTTTVISSTSDPR; this comes from the coding sequence ATGGGTGGCAGCAACGGGCTGACCATCCTCGGCATCAGTGGCCGCCGGCTGGCAGCCGTTCTCATCGGCTGGTTCTTCGTCGTCTTCGACGGCTACGACCTCATCGTCTACGGCACCGTTCAGTCGGAGCTGATGGAGGAGTGGGGCCTGAACTCAGCCCAGGCCGGCACCATCGGCTCCACCGCGTTCCTCGGCATGGTCATCGGCGCGGTCTGGGTCGGCCGGCTGTCCGACCGCCGCGGCCGCAAGTTCGCCGTCATCGGCTCCGTCATCGTGCTGTCCGTGTTCACCCTCCTCTGTGCCTTCGCCCTCAACCCGTGGATGTTCGGCGCGTTCCGCCTGCTCGCCGGCATCGGCCTCGGCGGCCTCGTCCCGTCCGTCAACGCGATGACCTCCGACCTGGTGCCGCGCAAGACCATGTCCGCCTGGGCGACCGTCATGATGTCCGGCGTCCCGCTCGGCGGCTCCATCGCCGCCGTCCTCGCCCAGTTCATCGTCCCCTCCCACGAGGACTGGGGCTGGCGCTTCATGTTCCTGCTCGCGCTGGTCCCGCTCGTCGTGGGCCTGCCCATCGCCATGAAGGTCATCCCCTCCGACGACGCCATCCGCGCCGACCACGCCCGCCGCGAGGGCACCGACGAGGAGGCCGGGTTCAAGGACCTGCTCACCGGCAAGTACATGGCCATCTCCATCTGGTTCGCCATCGCCACCTTCGTCACCCTGCTGGCCTGGTACGGCCTGGGCACCTGGCTGCCTCGCCTCATGCAGACCGCGGGCTACGACTTCGGCGCCGCCCTCAACTTCACCCTCGCCCTCAACCTCGGCGCCATCCTCGGCTCCGTGGTCACCGCCTGGGCCGGCGACCGCTTCGGGCCGCTGAAGTCCGGCGCCGTCGCCGCCGGTGTCGCCGGCTGCGCCCTGCTGCTCCTGCTCACGGAGCCGCCGATCCTCGCCGTCTACGTCATCCTCGTCCTCGCCGGCGTGGGCACCCACGGCACCCAGATCCTCATCATCGCCGCCGTCGCCGGCTTCTACCCGCACAACCTGCGCGGCACCGCCCTCGGCTGGGCCCTCGGCGTCGGCCGCATCGGTGCCGTCGTCGCCCCGCAGCTGGCCGGCCTGCTGCTCAACTGGAACCTCGGTGTCGGCTCCAACTACCTGCTGTTCGCGGTCTCCGCCCTGCTGTCCTCCCTGTCGCTGGTCGTGCTGTTCTTCATCCACAAGCGCATGCCCAACCCGACGACGACCGTCATCTCCTCCACCTCCGACCCGCGCTGA
- a CDS encoding FAD-dependent monooxygenase — MSLTITDELTGQKIVIAGGGIGGASGALALSLRGADVTLYERAPEFKEVGAGLQIGPHGVKMLEKWGLKDKVFEAGYLPERMQFRDAITTEPILTMDFGEEFQQHYGGRYLVIHRSDLLSILVEAAKEAGAELVNGVQVLGADTKDDGVTVRLEHRADGRAEQVEADLMLAFDGIHSVFRKELVQDEPVPSAYVAYRGTSDLPSDPEMKDLKDVVGYIGPRCHFIQYPLRHGQLLNQVAVFQSPRYLEALTNGTEVPEDWGNNDEFRQAYGHTHEFLQGRLHHMWLDTWWQMADREPLMDWVVSDRVIVMGDAAHPPLQYLASGAVMAMEDAECLALYASQAASDGELVWGDVLREVSGERAPRCARIQTTGRFWGELWHVDGLSRLIRNETFRQAGRASWFPYVDWLWDYDAERREYLQDPAKGELPAELKEWEYNLHKIARLRDGKDEEQITV, encoded by the coding sequence ATGTCTCTCACCATCACCGATGAGCTCACGGGCCAGAAGATCGTCATCGCCGGCGGAGGTATCGGCGGTGCCTCCGGCGCCCTGGCACTGTCCCTGCGTGGCGCCGACGTCACCCTCTACGAGCGTGCCCCCGAGTTCAAGGAGGTCGGAGCCGGCCTGCAGATCGGCCCGCACGGCGTGAAGATGCTGGAGAAGTGGGGCCTCAAGGACAAGGTCTTCGAGGCCGGCTACCTGCCCGAGCGCATGCAGTTCCGCGACGCGATCACCACCGAGCCGATCCTCACCATGGACTTCGGCGAGGAGTTCCAGCAGCACTACGGCGGCCGCTACCTGGTCATCCACCGCTCCGACCTGCTGTCCATCCTCGTCGAGGCAGCCAAGGAGGCCGGTGCCGAGCTGGTCAACGGCGTCCAGGTCCTGGGGGCGGACACGAAGGACGACGGCGTCACCGTCCGCCTCGAGCACCGTGCCGACGGCCGCGCCGAACAGGTCGAGGCCGACCTCATGCTCGCCTTCGACGGCATCCACTCCGTCTTCCGCAAGGAACTGGTCCAGGACGAGCCGGTCCCGTCGGCCTACGTCGCCTACCGCGGCACCTCCGACCTGCCGAGTGATCCGGAGATGAAGGACCTCAAGGACGTCGTGGGCTACATCGGCCCGCGCTGCCACTTCATCCAGTACCCGCTGCGTCACGGACAGCTGCTCAACCAGGTCGCTGTGTTCCAGTCGCCGCGCTACCTCGAGGCGCTGACCAACGGCACCGAGGTCCCGGAGGACTGGGGAAACAACGACGAGTTCCGCCAGGCCTACGGCCACACCCACGAGTTCCTCCAGGGCCGCCTGCACCACATGTGGCTGGACACCTGGTGGCAGATGGCCGACCGCGAGCCGCTCATGGACTGGGTCGTCTCCGACCGTGTCATCGTCATGGGCGATGCCGCCCACCCGCCGCTGCAGTACCTGGCCTCCGGCGCGGTCATGGCCATGGAGGACGCCGAGTGCCTCGCCCTCTACGCCTCCCAGGCCGCCTCTGACGGCGAGCTGGTCTGGGGTGACGTGCTCCGCGAGGTCTCCGGCGAGCGCGCACCGCGTTGCGCCCGCATCCAGACCACCGGCCGTTTCTGGGGCGAGCTGTGGCACGTCGACGGCCTGTCCCGCCTCATCCGCAACGAGACCTTCCGCCAGGCCGGCCGCGCCAGCTGGTTCCCCTACGTCGACTGGCTGTGGGACTACGACGCCGAGCGCCGCGAGTACCTGCAGGACCCGGCCAAGGGCGAGCTCCCCGCCGAGCTGAAGGAGTGGGAGTACAACCTCCACAAGATCGCCCGCCTGCGCGACGGCAAGGACGAGGAGCAGATCACCGTCTAG
- the pth gene encoding aminoacyl-tRNA hydrolase: MPVTDSPLLIVGLGNPGAQYAATRHNVGVMVLEELASRTSPMPASFSVHKRSNTEIAETRLGGRRVVLARTRSYMNLSGGPVKALATFFKVTPAEVVVIHDELELDFGQVRLRLGGGDHGHNGLRSVTQSLGTKEYQRLAVGIGRPPGRMDPAAFVLKPFSKQEAAELPFLCSDAADELERSL, encoded by the coding sequence ATGCCCGTGACTGACTCTCCGCTCCTCATCGTCGGCCTGGGCAATCCGGGCGCCCAGTATGCCGCCACCCGCCACAACGTGGGGGTCATGGTGCTCGAGGAACTGGCGTCGCGGACCTCGCCGATGCCGGCCAGCTTCTCCGTGCACAAGCGCTCCAACACGGAGATCGCCGAGACCCGCCTGGGTGGCCGCCGGGTGGTGCTGGCCCGGACCAGGTCGTACATGAATCTCTCGGGCGGCCCGGTCAAGGCGCTGGCGACGTTCTTCAAGGTGACGCCGGCTGAGGTGGTGGTCATCCATGACGAGCTGGAGCTTGACTTCGGTCAGGTGCGGCTGCGGCTCGGGGGCGGGGATCACGGGCACAACGGCCTGCGGTCGGTGACGCAGTCATTGGGGACGAAGGAGTACCAGCGCCTGGCGGTGGGGATCGGGCGGCCGCCGGGGCGGATGGATCCGGCGGCGTTCGTGCTCAAGCCGTTCTCCAAGCAGGAGGCGGCGGAGCTGCCGTTCCTGTGTTCGGACGCGGCGGATGAGCTGGAGCGCAGTCTGTAG
- a CDS encoding 50S ribosomal protein L25/general stress protein Ctc, producing MAKYPTLTATAREEFGKGFARRLRRDGRIPGVIYSGATENVHFSVDRLEFTAVVRNDGANAIVEFDIDGEKHLTMVKHVDQNVLTFDIDHVDMLAIKRGERVEVEVPVEVEGEPEPGLMYVQDADVILVEADVLEIPDSFTVSVEDLGLEDKIYAENVTLPEGVTLVADPETLIVSITVPEEEPEETDATEEGAGKEEIAGEEGSESAPETTGEGEE from the coding sequence TCGGCAAGGGCTTCGCCCGCCGCCTGCGTCGTGACGGCCGCATCCCCGGCGTCATCTACTCCGGCGCCACCGAGAACGTCCACTTCTCCGTGGACCGTCTCGAGTTCACCGCTGTCGTGCGTAACGACGGCGCGAACGCCATCGTCGAGTTCGACATCGACGGCGAGAAGCACCTCACGATGGTCAAGCACGTCGACCAGAACGTCCTCACCTTCGACATCGACCACGTCGACATGCTCGCCATCAAGCGCGGCGAGCGCGTCGAGGTCGAGGTCCCGGTCGAGGTCGAGGGCGAGCCGGAGCCGGGCCTGATGTACGTCCAGGATGCCGACGTCATCCTCGTCGAGGCTGACGTCCTGGAGATCCCGGACTCCTTCACCGTCTCTGTCGAGGACCTGGGTCTGGAAGACAAGATCTACGCCGAGAACGTCACCCTCCCGGAGGGTGTCACCCTGGTCGCCGATCCGGAGACCCTCATCGTCTCCATCACCGTCCCGGAGGAGGAGCCGGAGGAGACCGACGCCACCGAGGAAGGCGCCGGCAAGGAAGAGATCGCCGGCGAGGAGGGCTCCGAGTCCGCACCGGAGACCACCGGCGAGGGCGAGGAGTAG